ACGGGCCGTGACATCGTTGACGACCGTGTACCCGTAGACGTGGTCCCAGGCGTCTCCGGCGGAGATCCGTGACCCGCCGGGGCCGAGGACGACCCCGAGCTCACCCTCGTAGTCCGACGTGCCGAGCGGGTCGTTCGAGATCTCGATGGCGTCTCCCGGCCCGATGATCGATGACCCCGCCTTCGTGAAGATGATCGGGTGGTCGGGGATCATCTGCTTCTCCGAGGCGTCGAATCCGCTCTCGGTGAACTCCTTGGCGTGGTCGTGGTAGTTGCGGCCGACGGCCATCACGTTGTTGCGGGGGCGGATGGGAGCGAGGAGCCTCACGTCGCCGGGTGAGAGCCTCGGCGCAGTCTCGGCGATCGCCGCCGCGGCTGCGAGCCCGACTCGTCCGAGGGCGACGAAGTCGACCATCGCGGTCGGCAGCCCCGGATCGGCCGCCAAATCCGTCACCGAGCCGTCTCGACCGAGGACTCCGATGCCTGACTTGCCGCTGGCGGCGAACGTGACCAGGCGCACTCTTCAACCTTCCGCCGACTGGAAATGCATCATATAGGATCCGCCCGTAGTGGCTCCGAGCGGAG
This sequence is a window from Acidimicrobiia bacterium. Protein-coding genes within it:
- a CDS encoding fumarylacetoacetate hydrolase family protein; this encodes MRLVTFAASGKSGIGVLGRDGSVTDLAADPGLPTAMVDFVALGRVGLAAAAAIAETAPRLSPGDVRLLAPIRPRNNVMAVGRNYHDHAKEFTESGFDASEKQMIPDHPIIFTKAGSSIIGPGDAIEISNDPLGTSDYEGELGVVLGPGGSRISAGDAWDHVYGYTVVNDVTARELQKQHVQFFIGKSPATYCPMGPCIVTRDEIDDITASVLRTTVNGELRQESPISGLIFDIPTLIEAISAAVLLEAGDVIATGTPAGVGIGFDPPVYLRSGDTVEVSIDGVGTLVNPVA